From one Lycium ferocissimum isolate CSIRO_LF1 chromosome 5, AGI_CSIRO_Lferr_CH_V1, whole genome shotgun sequence genomic stretch:
- the LOC132058106 gene encoding glycosyltransferase BC10-like gives MKNEQQHQFTTTKIFSISQRYLHNLIVYFIFFGSGLVIGISLSFYLKDLPNTLQNKLFFPQIQPPPPPPPTPIAPPPPPQPQQQIPFVLSEYNLLNNETKSVGHSRIGLQDFLKAPKCKHDMRDEELIWRASMVPRVRDLPFKRTPKIAFMFLARGSLPLAPLWERFFEGHEGLYSIYIHSQPSFNGTAPGEGPIFHGRRVPSKRVEWGKFNMVEAERRLLANALLDLSNERFVLLSESCIPLYNFTTIYNYIMNSAKTFMESYDLLSPVGRGRYNKRMRPWVTLAQWRKGSQWFEVDREIAIDIISDQKYFHLFKRFCKPACYSDEHYLPTFVTMRYWWKNGNRTLTWVDWAKGGPHPTKFVRPEVTADLLNQMRNGTKCEYNVEPTNMCYLFARKFLPSTLDRLLRLAPKIMKFG, from the exons atgaagaatgaACAACAGCATCAATTCACTACTACAAAAATATTCAGTATTTCTCAAAGGTACCTTCATAATCTTATtgtctattttattttcttcggGTCCGGTCTAGTCATTGGTATATCACTAAGTTTTTATCTCAAAGACCTTCCTAACACATTACAAAACAAATTATTCTTTCCTCAAATCcagccaccaccaccaccccctCCTACACCAATAGCCCCACCACCTCCTCCTCAGCCTCAACAACAAATTCCATTTGTTTTAAGTGAATATAATTTGCTAAACAATGAGACCAAAAGTGTAGGTCATAGTAGAATTGGGTTACAAGATTTTCTTAAGGCACCAAAATGTAAACATGATATGAGAGATGAAGAGTTGATTTGGAGGGCTTCGATGGTGCCACGTGTACGGGATTTGCCGTTTAAGAGAACCCCAAAGATTGCTTTTATGTTTCTTGCAAGAGGAAGTTTGCCATTGGCTCCATTATGGGAAAGATTTTTTGAAGGACATGAAGGACTGTATTCTATTTACATTCATTCTCAACCTTCCTTCAATGGTACTGCTCCAGGAGAAGGACCAATATTTCATGGCCGAAGAGTACCAAGTAAG CGAGTAGAATGGGGAAAATTTAACATGGTGGAAGCAGAACGACGATTACTCGCAAACGCATTACTGGACTTGTCAAACGAGCGTTTCGTGCTCCTTTCAGAGTCTTGCATTCCTCTATACAACTTCACCACAATCTACAACTACATCATGAACTCCGCGAAAACCTTCATGGAGTCTTACGACCTATTGAGTCCCGTGGGACGAGGCCGTTACAACAAGAGAATGCGACCATGGGTCACCCTCGCCCAATGGCGAAAGGGGTCCCAATGGTTCGAGGTTGATCGGGAGATCGCCATCGACATAATCTCcgatcaaaaatattttcatttattCAAGAGATTTTGCAAGCCCGCATGTTACTCGGACGAGCATTATTTGCCAACATTTGTGACAATGAGATATTGGTGGAAAAATGGAAATAGAACGTTGACTTGGGTTGACTGGGCCAAAGGTGGGCCTCATCCAACAAAATTTGTTCGGCCCGAAGTGACAGCCGATTTGCTTAATCAAATGAGAAATGGGACCAAATGTGAGTATAATGTGGAGCCTACTAACATGTGTTACTTGTTTGCTAGGAAGTTTTTGCCGAGTACTTTAGATAGGCTTTTGCGGCTTGCTCCTAAAATCATGAAATTCGGCtga
- the LOC132055531 gene encoding protein SAR DEFICIENT 1, whose amino-acid sequence MADKRLFDDSDSDPNQQNYKPMRSTTRPSFASVIKEVVMVNFLDNVSSALEPMLRRVVHEEVEDGLKRYSCRSISRSPSLRIKALEPSNLRLIFNKNLSLTIFTGTKIATNDGQNLQILLVDTSGEGMVPTTLPYPIKIEIVVLDGDFNETNWSHDEFNKNIIKERTGKRPLLAGELNFTMRDGVVSVSVGEIEFTDNSSWIRGRKFRIGAKVVKIGNGQTGVRIAEAITESFMVKDHRGELYKKHYPPALGDDVWRLEKIGKDGTFHNKLRSNDINTVQDFLKLATIDTPKLRKILGSGMSEKMWEVTYKHAKTCEQGSKLYMARGATYLLILSPICQVVKAIVDGQIYPTRELTGIQKAHIQNLVKDAYANWSSLEEVDGLVNEPALLTQGEPIMDQYPNAQHQQQPMLRSYQGNTVLTDASEQLVEYNDWINVDPNFICTPADTNGGYYFSGGFSNRELR is encoded by the exons ATGGCAGATAAACGGTTGTTTGATGACTCGGATTCCGACCCgaaccaacaaaattacaaacCCATGAGATCTACTACTAGACCTTCTTTTGCTTC TGTCATTAAAGAAGTGGTGATGGTGAATTTCTTAGACAACGTCTCTTCTGCCTTGGAACCTATGCTCCGTCGAGTG GTTCATGAAGAGGTGGAAGATGGACTGAAACGTTACTCATGTCGTTCCATATCTCGATCTCCTTCACTAAGAATCAAAGCATTAGAACCATCAAATCTTCGCTTAATTTTCAACAAAAACCTCTCTCTAACAATATTCACAGGTACCAAAATCGCCACCAACGACGGCCAAAATCTCCAAATTCTATTGGTCGATACAAGTGGTGAAGGCATGGTTCCGACAACCTTACCTTATCCAATCAAAATAGAAATCGTCGTACTCGACGGAGATTTTAATGAAACCAATTGGTCACACGATGAATtcaacaaaaacatcataaagGAGAGAACTGGAAAGAGGCCATTGCTTGCTGGTGAACTTAATTTTACGATGCGAGATGGTGTTGTTTCTGTTTCTGTTGGAGAAATTGAATTTACTGATAATTCGAGCTGGATTCGAGGCAGGAAATTTAGAATTGGCGCAAAAGTGGTTAAAATTGGAAACGGTCAAACTGGTGTGAGAATAGCAGAAGCTATTACTGAATCTTTTATGGTTAAAGATCACCGCGGAGAAT TGTACAAAAAACATTATCCACCAGCACTAGGAGATGATGTGTGGCGTCTTGAAAAGATTGGAAAAGATGGAACTTTTCACAACAAGCTGCGTTCAAATGACATCAACACTGTACAAGATTTCTTGAAGTTGGCCACTATTGACACACCAAAGCTTAGAAAG ATACTGGGAAGTGGGATGTCAGAGAAAATGTGGGAAGTGACATACAAGCATGCAAAAACTTGTGAGCAGGGCTCTAAGTTATATATGGCCCGTGGAGCAACCTACCTCCTCATCCTTAGTCCAATTTGTCAAGTTGTTAAGGCAATTGTTGATGGACAGATTTATCCTACTCGTGAATTAACGGGAATacaaaag GCCCATATCCAGAATTTGGTAAAGGATGCTTACGCCAATTGGAGTTCTTTAGAGGAAGTTGATGGTCTAGTGAATGAGCCAGCACTACTAACTCAAG GAGAACCAATAATGGATCAGTATCCCAACGCTCAACATCAGCAGCAACCCATGCTAAGATCCTATCAGGGAAACACAGTTTTGACAGATGCATCTGAACAATTAGTTGAATACAATGACTGGATTAATGTTGATCCTAACTTCATTTGCACTCCTGCTGATACTAATGGTGGTTATTACTTTTCAGGAGGATTTTCTAATAGAGAATTGCGTTAA